One window from the genome of Crassostrea angulata isolate pt1a10 chromosome 2, ASM2561291v2, whole genome shotgun sequence encodes:
- the LOC128170447 gene encoding uncharacterized protein LOC128170447 isoform X5 translates to MSLSALLKGRALDVYALLTKEDALDYDKLKLALLQRYELTEDGFKRKFRSAKPDVGETFVQYSVRMSSYLQRWLKMAHTAETYEALFDLVLRDQFLNVCNRDLILFLKERTPKSIQDMAQLADQYREARMTNAANLIKIQGQGFQSSTLSVPGNSKDNPGENRHQNTNKPFVPKSDRRCYKCNRVGHIASECRPKPKVGMVNTQESPDTQETSPVEAEFPVQVSFVNAIPTDTGTNTFVLDSPTTVSPSCYLQQQHNMPLSAGYVEGKPVTVLRDTGCSGIVVQTSKIDEQNVIKNKFQTCILADGSSIRVPVASIFIDTPYITGTFEAWCMEKPVYDLIIGNVEKVRPPGNPDPQWSEAHAVETRRQAKAKLKPYHQLRVPEILKENITPQDNKVEQQTCDPLQKVRHVSNSGKEEDYKIDVKGKSKTFHVNMVNKYSDRNADPPNVNQDDEATASSAVIDRPEDEEVEEYGLPSVGDKEELSSMDINQELGPKDRQKIVAIFSSDGCF, encoded by the exons ATGAGTCTAAGTGCACTTTTGAAAGGCAGGGCATTAGATGTTTATGCATTGTTAACCAAAGAGGATGCTTTAGATTATGATAAGTTGAAGTTAGCTCTCCTACAGCGTTATGAACTTACAGAAGATGGCTTTAAACGAAAGTTTAGATCAGCTAAGCCTGACGTTGGCGAAACTTTTGTTCAGTATTCTGTCAGAATGAGTAGTTATTTGCAGAGATGGTTGAAAATGGCACACACAGCAGAAACTTATGAAGCATTGTTTGATTTAGTTTTACGTGATCAGTTTCTTAATGTTTGTAATAGAGATCTAATTCTGTTTTTGAAAGAGAGAACGCCAAAGAGTATTCAAGACATGGCACAGTTGGCAGATCAGTATCGGGAAGCAAGAATGACCAATGCGGCAAACTTAATCAAGATTCAAGGCCAGGGATTTCAATCTTCAACATTAAGCGTTCCTGGAAACTCTAAAGACAATCCAGGTGAGAATAGACATCAAAACACAAACAAACCTTTTGTTCCAAAATCAGACAGACGTTGTTACAAATGCAACCGAGTGGGTCATATTGCTTCGGAGTGCAGACCAAAACCAAAGGTTGGCATGGTTAATACCCAGGAATCACCGGACACACAGGAAACTTCACCAGTAGAGGCTGAATTTCCAGTGCAGGTATCTTTTGTAAATGCAATACCTACAGACACTGGTACTAATACATTTGTACTCGATTCTCCGACAACAGTGTCTCCATCATGCTATCTTCAGCAGCAGCACAATATGCCATTGTCAGCAGGATATGTTGAGGGTAAGCCCGTTACAGTACTGCGAGACACAGGATGCAGTGGCATAGTTGTACAGACAAGTAAGATTGACGAGCAAAATGTGATTAAAAACAAGTTTCAAACATGCATTTTGGCAGACGGTTCATCTATTAGAGTACCTGTTGCTTCTATTTTCATTGACACGCCCTATATTACAGGTACATTTGAAGCATGGTGTATGGAGAAGCCAGTTTACGACCTCATCATTGGTAATGTGGAGAAAGTGAGACCACCTGGAAATCCAGATCCGCAATGGTCAGAGGCTCATGCTGTTGAAACTCGAAGACAAGCCAAAGCAAAGCTCAAACCGTATCATCAACTCAGAGTTCCGgaaattttaaaagagaacATCACTCCACAGGATAATAAAGTAGAACAGCAAACATGTGACCCCTTACAGAAAGTACGTCATGTGTCAAATTCAGGCAAAGAAGAGGACTATAAGATTGATGTGAAAGGTAAATCAAAAACGTTTCATGTAAATATGGTGAACAAGTATAGTGACAGAAATGCTGATCCACCGAATGTAAACCAAGATGATGAAGCTACAGCCAGCTCTGCTGTGATTGACCGCCCTGAAGATGAAGAGGTCGAAGAATATGGATTACCAAGTGTCGGGGACAAGGAGGAGTTATCGAGTATGGACATCAACCAAGAGCTGGGCCCTAAAGATAGGCAGAAGATCGTAG CAATTTTTTCTTCTGACGGATGCTTCTGA
- the LOC128170447 gene encoding uncharacterized protein LOC128170447 isoform X2 produces the protein MSLSALLKGRALDVYALLTKEDALDYDKLKLALLQRYELTEDGFKRKFRSAKPDVGETFVQYSVRMSSYLQRWLKMAHTAETYEALFDLVLRDQFLNVCNRDLILFLKERTPKSIQDMAQLADQYREARMTNAANLIKIQGQGFQSSTLSVPGNSKDNPGENRHQNTNKPFVPKSDRRCYKCNRVGHIASECRPKPKVGMVNTQESPDTQETSPVEAEFPVQVSFVNAIPTDTGTNTFVLDSPTTVSPSCYLQQQHNMPLSAGYVEGKPVTVLRDTGCSGIVVQTSTFEAWCMEKPVYDLIIGNVEKVRPPGNPDPQWSEAHAVETRRQAKAKLKPYHQLRVPEILKENITPQDNKVEQQTCDPLQKVRHVSNSGKEEDYKIDVKGKSKTFHVNMVNKYSDRNADPPNVNQDDEATASSAVIDRPEDEEVEEYGLPSVGDKEELSSMDINQELGPKDRQKIVGKDQLKAQSDKEKTIDEAVVHVPCTKRKLRTVHGHYTFYKKFIPILLSIVLLFTCLLKQFFLLTDASERGIGAVLMQFDDESGLKLAVANASMKMKDSEFRYSTIEKECLAIVWTVNKFQLYFYGREFLIETDHQSLMYLNRAKVINARIMRWALGLQSYRYRVIAIRGKDNQGADYLSRQ, from the exons ATGAGTCTAAGTGCACTTTTGAAAGGCAGGGCATTAGATGTTTATGCATTGTTAACCAAAGAGGATGCTTTAGATTATGATAAGTTGAAGTTAGCTCTCCTACAGCGTTATGAACTTACAGAAGATGGCTTTAAACGAAAGTTTAGATCAGCTAAGCCTGACGTTGGCGAAACTTTTGTTCAGTATTCTGTCAGAATGAGTAGTTATTTGCAGAGATGGTTGAAAATGGCACACACAGCAGAAACTTATGAAGCATTGTTTGATTTAGTTTTACGTGATCAGTTTCTTAATGTTTGTAATAGAGATCTAATTCTGTTTTTGAAAGAGAGAACGCCAAAGAGTATTCAAGACATGGCACAGTTGGCAGATCAGTATCGGGAAGCAAGAATGACCAATGCGGCAAACTTAATCAAGATTCAAGGCCAGGGATTTCAATCTTCAACATTAAGCGTTCCTGGAAACTCTAAAGACAATCCAGGTGAGAATAGACATCAAAACACAAACAAACCTTTTGTTCCAAAATCAGACAGACGTTGTTACAAATGCAACCGAGTGGGTCATATTGCTTCGGAGTGCAGACCAAAACCAAAGGTTGGCATGGTTAATACCCAGGAATCACCGGACACACAGGAAACTTCACCAGTAGAGGCTGAATTTCCAGTGCAGGTATCTTTTGTAAATGCAATACCTACAGACACTGGTACTAATACATTTGTACTCGATTCTCCGACAACAGTGTCTCCATCATGCTATCTTCAGCAGCAGCACAATATGCCATTGTCAGCAGGATATGTTGAGGGTAAGCCCGTTACAGTACTGCGAGACACAGGATGCAGTGGCATAGTTGTACAGACAA GTACATTTGAAGCATGGTGTATGGAGAAGCCAGTTTACGACCTCATCATTGGTAATGTGGAGAAAGTGAGACCACCTGGAAATCCAGATCCGCAATGGTCAGAGGCTCATGCTGTTGAAACTCGAAGACAAGCCAAAGCAAAGCTCAAACCGTATCATCAACTCAGAGTTCCGgaaattttaaaagagaacATCACTCCACAGGATAATAAAGTAGAACAGCAAACATGTGACCCCTTACAGAAAGTACGTCATGTGTCAAATTCAGGCAAAGAAGAGGACTATAAGATTGATGTGAAAGGTAAATCAAAAACGTTTCATGTAAATATGGTGAACAAGTATAGTGACAGAAATGCTGATCCACCGAATGTAAACCAAGATGATGAAGCTACAGCCAGCTCTGCTGTGATTGACCGCCCTGAAGATGAAGAGGTCGAAGAATATGGATTACCAAGTGTCGGGGACAAGGAGGAGTTATCGAGTATGGACATCAACCAAGAGCTGGGCCCTAAAGATAGGCAGAAGATCGTAGGTAAAGACCAATTGAAAGCACAATCAGACAAAGAAAAGACAATCGATGAAGCGGTGGTACATGTACCTTGCACAAAACGTAAATTAAGAACTGTTCATGGCCATTATACCTTTTACAAGAAGTTCATTCCAATTTTGTTATCAATTGTGTTACTCTTTACATGTTTATTAAAGCAATTTTTTCTTCTGACGGATGCTTCTGAGAGAGGAATTGGTGCAGTCCTGATGCAGTTTGACGATGAAAGCGGATTGAAACTTGCGGTAGCAAATGCCAGCATGAAAATGAAGGATAGTGAGTTCAGATATTCCACAATCGAGAAGGAATGCTTAGCAATTGTTTGGACGGTCAAcaaatttcaactgtatttctatGGTCGTGAATTTCTAATTGAAACCGATCATCAGTCGTTGATGTATTTGAACAGGGCTAAGGTGATCAACGCTAGAATCATGAGATGGGCACTTGGTCTTCAATCATATAGATACCGAGTCATTGCAATTAGAGGCAAGGATAATCAGGGTGCAGATTATCTCAGTAGACAAtga
- the LOC128170447 gene encoding uncharacterized protein LOC128170447 isoform X4, with the protein MAQLADQYREARMTNAANLIKIQGQGFQSSTLSVPGNSKDNPGENRHQNTNKPFVPKSDRRCYKCNRVGHIASECRPKPKVGMVNTQESPDTQETSPVEAEFPVQVSFVNAIPTDTGTNTFVLDSPTTVSPSCYLQQQHNMPLSAGYVEGKPVTVLRDTGCSGIVVQTSKIDEQNVIKNKFQTCILADGSSIRVPVASIFIDTPYITGTFEAWCMEKPVYDLIIGNVEKVRPPGNPDPQWSEAHAVETRRQAKAKLKPYHQLRVPEILKENITPQDNKVEQQTCDPLQKVRHVSNSGKEEDYKIDVKGKSKTFHVNMVNKYSDRNADPPNVNQDDEATASSAVIDRPEDEEVEEYGLPSVGDKEELSSMDINQELGPKDRQKIVGKDQLKAQSDKEKTIDEAVVHVPCTKRKLRTVHGHYTFYKKFIPILLSIVLLFTCLLKQFFLLTDASERGIGAVLMQFDDESGLKLAVANASMKMKDSEFRYSTIEKECLAIVWTVNKFQLYFYGREFLIETDHQSLMYLNRAKVINARIMRWALGLQSYRYRVIAIRGKDNQGADYLSRQ; encoded by the coding sequence ATGGCACAGTTGGCAGATCAGTATCGGGAAGCAAGAATGACCAATGCGGCAAACTTAATCAAGATTCAAGGCCAGGGATTTCAATCTTCAACATTAAGCGTTCCTGGAAACTCTAAAGACAATCCAGGTGAGAATAGACATCAAAACACAAACAAACCTTTTGTTCCAAAATCAGACAGACGTTGTTACAAATGCAACCGAGTGGGTCATATTGCTTCGGAGTGCAGACCAAAACCAAAGGTTGGCATGGTTAATACCCAGGAATCACCGGACACACAGGAAACTTCACCAGTAGAGGCTGAATTTCCAGTGCAGGTATCTTTTGTAAATGCAATACCTACAGACACTGGTACTAATACATTTGTACTCGATTCTCCGACAACAGTGTCTCCATCATGCTATCTTCAGCAGCAGCACAATATGCCATTGTCAGCAGGATATGTTGAGGGTAAGCCCGTTACAGTACTGCGAGACACAGGATGCAGTGGCATAGTTGTACAGACAAGTAAGATTGACGAGCAAAATGTGATTAAAAACAAGTTTCAAACATGCATTTTGGCAGACGGTTCATCTATTAGAGTACCTGTTGCTTCTATTTTCATTGACACGCCCTATATTACAGGTACATTTGAAGCATGGTGTATGGAGAAGCCAGTTTACGACCTCATCATTGGTAATGTGGAGAAAGTGAGACCACCTGGAAATCCAGATCCGCAATGGTCAGAGGCTCATGCTGTTGAAACTCGAAGACAAGCCAAAGCAAAGCTCAAACCGTATCATCAACTCAGAGTTCCGgaaattttaaaagagaacATCACTCCACAGGATAATAAAGTAGAACAGCAAACATGTGACCCCTTACAGAAAGTACGTCATGTGTCAAATTCAGGCAAAGAAGAGGACTATAAGATTGATGTGAAAGGTAAATCAAAAACGTTTCATGTAAATATGGTGAACAAGTATAGTGACAGAAATGCTGATCCACCGAATGTAAACCAAGATGATGAAGCTACAGCCAGCTCTGCTGTGATTGACCGCCCTGAAGATGAAGAGGTCGAAGAATATGGATTACCAAGTGTCGGGGACAAGGAGGAGTTATCGAGTATGGACATCAACCAAGAGCTGGGCCCTAAAGATAGGCAGAAGATCGTAGGTAAAGACCAATTGAAAGCACAATCAGACAAAGAAAAGACAATCGATGAAGCGGTGGTACATGTACCTTGCACAAAACGTAAATTAAGAACTGTTCATGGCCATTATACCTTTTACAAGAAGTTCATTCCAATTTTGTTATCAATTGTGTTACTCTTTACATGTTTATTAAAGCAATTTTTTCTTCTGACGGATGCTTCTGAGAGAGGAATTGGTGCAGTCCTGATGCAGTTTGACGATGAAAGCGGATTGAAACTTGCGGTAGCAAATGCCAGCATGAAAATGAAGGATAGTGAGTTCAGATATTCCACAATCGAGAAGGAATGCTTAGCAATTGTTTGGACGGTCAAcaaatttcaactgtatttctatGGTCGTGAATTTCTAATTGAAACCGATCATCAGTCGTTGATGTATTTGAACAGGGCTAAGGTGATCAACGCTAGAATCATGAGATGGGCACTTGGTCTTCAATCATATAGATACCGAGTCATTGCAATTAGAGGCAAGGATAATCAGGGTGCAGATTATCTCAGTAGACAAtga
- the LOC128170447 gene encoding uncharacterized protein LOC128170447 isoform X1, which translates to MSLSALLKGRALDVYALLTKEDALDYDKLKLALLQRYELTEDGFKRKFRSAKPDVGETFVQYSVRMSSYLQRWLKMAHTAETYEALFDLVLRDQFLNVCNRDLILFLKERTPKSIQDMAQLADQYREARMTNAANLIKIQGQGFQSSTLSVPGNSKDNPGENRHQNTNKPFVPKSDRRCYKCNRVGHIASECRPKPKVGMVNTQESPDTQETSPVEAEFPVQVSFVNAIPTDTGTNTFVLDSPTTVSPSCYLQQQHNMPLSAGYVEGKPVTVLRDTGCSGIVVQTSKIDEQNVIKNKFQTCILADGSSIRVPVASIFIDTPYITGTFEAWCMEKPVYDLIIGNVEKVRPPGNPDPQWSEAHAVETRRQAKAKLKPYHQLRVPEILKENITPQDNKVEQQTCDPLQKVRHVSNSGKEEDYKIDVKGKSKTFHVNMVNKYSDRNADPPNVNQDDEATASSAVIDRPEDEEVEEYGLPSVGDKEELSSMDINQELGPKDRQKIVGKDQLKAQSDKEKTIDEAVVHVPCTKRKLRTVHGHYTFYKKFIPILLSIVLLFTCLLKQFFLLTDASERGIGAVLMQFDDESGLKLAVANASMKMKDSEFRYSTIEKECLAIVWTVNKFQLYFYGREFLIETDHQSLMYLNRAKVINARIMRWALGLQSYRYRVIAIRGKDNQGADYLSRQ; encoded by the coding sequence ATGAGTCTAAGTGCACTTTTGAAAGGCAGGGCATTAGATGTTTATGCATTGTTAACCAAAGAGGATGCTTTAGATTATGATAAGTTGAAGTTAGCTCTCCTACAGCGTTATGAACTTACAGAAGATGGCTTTAAACGAAAGTTTAGATCAGCTAAGCCTGACGTTGGCGAAACTTTTGTTCAGTATTCTGTCAGAATGAGTAGTTATTTGCAGAGATGGTTGAAAATGGCACACACAGCAGAAACTTATGAAGCATTGTTTGATTTAGTTTTACGTGATCAGTTTCTTAATGTTTGTAATAGAGATCTAATTCTGTTTTTGAAAGAGAGAACGCCAAAGAGTATTCAAGACATGGCACAGTTGGCAGATCAGTATCGGGAAGCAAGAATGACCAATGCGGCAAACTTAATCAAGATTCAAGGCCAGGGATTTCAATCTTCAACATTAAGCGTTCCTGGAAACTCTAAAGACAATCCAGGTGAGAATAGACATCAAAACACAAACAAACCTTTTGTTCCAAAATCAGACAGACGTTGTTACAAATGCAACCGAGTGGGTCATATTGCTTCGGAGTGCAGACCAAAACCAAAGGTTGGCATGGTTAATACCCAGGAATCACCGGACACACAGGAAACTTCACCAGTAGAGGCTGAATTTCCAGTGCAGGTATCTTTTGTAAATGCAATACCTACAGACACTGGTACTAATACATTTGTACTCGATTCTCCGACAACAGTGTCTCCATCATGCTATCTTCAGCAGCAGCACAATATGCCATTGTCAGCAGGATATGTTGAGGGTAAGCCCGTTACAGTACTGCGAGACACAGGATGCAGTGGCATAGTTGTACAGACAAGTAAGATTGACGAGCAAAATGTGATTAAAAACAAGTTTCAAACATGCATTTTGGCAGACGGTTCATCTATTAGAGTACCTGTTGCTTCTATTTTCATTGACACGCCCTATATTACAGGTACATTTGAAGCATGGTGTATGGAGAAGCCAGTTTACGACCTCATCATTGGTAATGTGGAGAAAGTGAGACCACCTGGAAATCCAGATCCGCAATGGTCAGAGGCTCATGCTGTTGAAACTCGAAGACAAGCCAAAGCAAAGCTCAAACCGTATCATCAACTCAGAGTTCCGgaaattttaaaagagaacATCACTCCACAGGATAATAAAGTAGAACAGCAAACATGTGACCCCTTACAGAAAGTACGTCATGTGTCAAATTCAGGCAAAGAAGAGGACTATAAGATTGATGTGAAAGGTAAATCAAAAACGTTTCATGTAAATATGGTGAACAAGTATAGTGACAGAAATGCTGATCCACCGAATGTAAACCAAGATGATGAAGCTACAGCCAGCTCTGCTGTGATTGACCGCCCTGAAGATGAAGAGGTCGAAGAATATGGATTACCAAGTGTCGGGGACAAGGAGGAGTTATCGAGTATGGACATCAACCAAGAGCTGGGCCCTAAAGATAGGCAGAAGATCGTAGGTAAAGACCAATTGAAAGCACAATCAGACAAAGAAAAGACAATCGATGAAGCGGTGGTACATGTACCTTGCACAAAACGTAAATTAAGAACTGTTCATGGCCATTATACCTTTTACAAGAAGTTCATTCCAATTTTGTTATCAATTGTGTTACTCTTTACATGTTTATTAAAGCAATTTTTTCTTCTGACGGATGCTTCTGAGAGAGGAATTGGTGCAGTCCTGATGCAGTTTGACGATGAAAGCGGATTGAAACTTGCGGTAGCAAATGCCAGCATGAAAATGAAGGATAGTGAGTTCAGATATTCCACAATCGAGAAGGAATGCTTAGCAATTGTTTGGACGGTCAAcaaatttcaactgtatttctatGGTCGTGAATTTCTAATTGAAACCGATCATCAGTCGTTGATGTATTTGAACAGGGCTAAGGTGATCAACGCTAGAATCATGAGATGGGCACTTGGTCTTCAATCATATAGATACCGAGTCATTGCAATTAGAGGCAAGGATAATCAGGGTGCAGATTATCTCAGTAGACAAtga
- the LOC128170447 gene encoding uncharacterized protein LOC128170447 isoform X3, whose amino-acid sequence MSLSALLKGRALDVYALLTKEDALDYDKLKLALLQRYELTEDGFKRKFRSAKPDVGETFVQYSVRMSSYLQRWLKMAHTAETYEALFDLVLRDQFLNVCNRDLILFLKERTPKSIQDMAQLADQYREARMTNAANLIKIQGQGFQSSTLSVPGNSKDNPGENRHQNTNKPFVPKSDRRCYKCNRVGHIASECRPKPKVGMVNTQESPDTQETSPVEAEFPVQVSFVNAIPTDTGTNTFVLDSPTTVSPSCYLQQQHNMPLSAGYVEGKPVTVLRDTGCSGIVVQTSKIDEQNVIKNKFQTCILADGSSIRVPVASIFIDTPYITGTFEAWCMEKPVYDLIIGNVEKVRPPGNPDPQWSEAHAVETRRQAKAKLKPYHQLRVPEILKENITPQDNKVEQQTCDPLQKVRHVSNSGKEEDYKIDVKGKSKTFHVNMVNKYSDRNADPPNVNQDDEATASSAVIDRPEDEEVEEYGLPSVGDKEELSSMDINQELGPKDRQKIVGKDQLKAQSDKEKTIDEAVVHVPCTKRKLRTVHGHYTFYKKFIPILLSIVLLFTCLLKQFFLLTDASERGIGAVLMQFDDESGLKLAVANASMKMKDRLR is encoded by the exons ATGAGTCTAAGTGCACTTTTGAAAGGCAGGGCATTAGATGTTTATGCATTGTTAACCAAAGAGGATGCTTTAGATTATGATAAGTTGAAGTTAGCTCTCCTACAGCGTTATGAACTTACAGAAGATGGCTTTAAACGAAAGTTTAGATCAGCTAAGCCTGACGTTGGCGAAACTTTTGTTCAGTATTCTGTCAGAATGAGTAGTTATTTGCAGAGATGGTTGAAAATGGCACACACAGCAGAAACTTATGAAGCATTGTTTGATTTAGTTTTACGTGATCAGTTTCTTAATGTTTGTAATAGAGATCTAATTCTGTTTTTGAAAGAGAGAACGCCAAAGAGTATTCAAGACATGGCACAGTTGGCAGATCAGTATCGGGAAGCAAGAATGACCAATGCGGCAAACTTAATCAAGATTCAAGGCCAGGGATTTCAATCTTCAACATTAAGCGTTCCTGGAAACTCTAAAGACAATCCAGGTGAGAATAGACATCAAAACACAAACAAACCTTTTGTTCCAAAATCAGACAGACGTTGTTACAAATGCAACCGAGTGGGTCATATTGCTTCGGAGTGCAGACCAAAACCAAAGGTTGGCATGGTTAATACCCAGGAATCACCGGACACACAGGAAACTTCACCAGTAGAGGCTGAATTTCCAGTGCAGGTATCTTTTGTAAATGCAATACCTACAGACACTGGTACTAATACATTTGTACTCGATTCTCCGACAACAGTGTCTCCATCATGCTATCTTCAGCAGCAGCACAATATGCCATTGTCAGCAGGATATGTTGAGGGTAAGCCCGTTACAGTACTGCGAGACACAGGATGCAGTGGCATAGTTGTACAGACAAGTAAGATTGACGAGCAAAATGTGATTAAAAACAAGTTTCAAACATGCATTTTGGCAGACGGTTCATCTATTAGAGTACCTGTTGCTTCTATTTTCATTGACACGCCCTATATTACAGGTACATTTGAAGCATGGTGTATGGAGAAGCCAGTTTACGACCTCATCATTGGTAATGTGGAGAAAGTGAGACCACCTGGAAATCCAGATCCGCAATGGTCAGAGGCTCATGCTGTTGAAACTCGAAGACAAGCCAAAGCAAAGCTCAAACCGTATCATCAACTCAGAGTTCCGgaaattttaaaagagaacATCACTCCACAGGATAATAAAGTAGAACAGCAAACATGTGACCCCTTACAGAAAGTACGTCATGTGTCAAATTCAGGCAAAGAAGAGGACTATAAGATTGATGTGAAAGGTAAATCAAAAACGTTTCATGTAAATATGGTGAACAAGTATAGTGACAGAAATGCTGATCCACCGAATGTAAACCAAGATGATGAAGCTACAGCCAGCTCTGCTGTGATTGACCGCCCTGAAGATGAAGAGGTCGAAGAATATGGATTACCAAGTGTCGGGGACAAGGAGGAGTTATCGAGTATGGACATCAACCAAGAGCTGGGCCCTAAAGATAGGCAGAAGATCGTAGGTAAAGACCAATTGAAAGCACAATCAGACAAAGAAAAGACAATCGATGAAGCGGTGGTACATGTACCTTGCACAAAACGTAAATTAAGAACTGTTCATGGCCATTATACCTTTTACAAGAAGTTCATTCCAATTTTGTTATCAATTGTGTTACTCTTTACATGTTTATTAAAGCAATTTTTTCTTCTGACGGATGCTTCTGAGAGAGGAATTGGTGCAGTCCTGATGCAGTTTGACGATGAAAGCGGATTGAAACTTGCGGTAGCAAATGCCAGCATGAAAATGAAGGATA GGCTAAGGTGA